Part of the Bacillus sp. N1-1 genome, TGATTTTGAATGGCAGGTCAAATTCGCGTAACACCAGAAGAACTTATTACGATGTCCCAACGCTATCAAACAGAAGAGAGTAAAGTAGAAGAACAAATTGGTAATTTAGACAAAATGATTGCTGAGTTAGAAGGTATGTGGGAAGGTGCTGCAAGTCAAGCATTTAGCGATCAATATCAATCTCTACGTCCATCTTTCGTAGACATGCAGCGTCTCCTTGCTGACATTTCAACACAACTAGCAAGCACTGCTAGATCTCTTGAAGATGCTGATGCACAAATTGCTAATCAAATTCGTGGATAAGCGATAAAGAATTGATCAGGAGCGCTTAGGCGCTCCTTCCTTATGAGGTGAACAACATGTACATTGAAGTAACTGTCGATCTCCATCATTATAAAAAAGGTCGTTTTCTTGACCTCAGGCTATCAAACTACCATTCTGTCAAAAAACTCATTGAAATTGTGTGCCAAACAGAACAAATCCCAATTCCTCCTGATCAAACGCAGTGGGTTCGGTTAGCGAATAAGCACAAAGTTGTAGCCGCTAACGAGCGTTTAATTGATGCGGGGATTATGACAGGAGATCGCATTGAAATACTCTGAAGGAGATCACAACCATGGCGAATCAAGTGAAACCCTATCTTGAAACTCAAATAGATGCAAAGATTATAAACGATAAAGAAGCAATTACTTTTCTTTTTCAAAAAGAAAAAATCAAATTCGATGAATTATCAGAAGTTCATTTCCTAAGCGAAATCGATACTGGCATCCCCAATATGATTGATATGAATGAAGATGAGATAAGAATACAGCACATGCTTCCCCCTTCCGTTTCCGCTCTTCCAACGATCCTTAAGGAAATGACTGAAAGCGAACGTCTCGCTAGTGCTTATCAACTAGTGCAAAAAGTAAAGGATCACCGTTTCAAGCGTCTTAACTTAATTATTTGTCCTGATAACCTTGTATTGGATCAAGGATTAACGCCATATTTTTTACATTATGGTGTGAAGGAAAGTCTTCCACCGTACGAGGAAAATTCTGATCGTATTCTTGAGGAAACACGAGCCACTGTCGCAGCTATGATGAATCCAGAGCAATCATTTGAACAATACCTTTATTACTCTGACACGCTCACACTGTCATCAGAACTAAAACAGGTGTTTCAAGCGAAAACACTTCTTGATCTTCAACCAATTATTCATTCGCAAATGAAACATTTACATAAGAAAGAAGCTGAATTCATTAAAGTAAATAAAAAGAAGTGGAAGATAAGTCGCTATGTTCTCCTCGGCGTTTCCATTTGTTTACTCCCGGCATTACTTTACTCCCTTTACTCTTTGTTTCTTCTTCAACCAAAACAAGAGAATAT contains:
- the essB gene encoding type VII secretion protein EssB; translation: MANQVKPYLETQIDAKIINDKEAITFLFQKEKIKFDELSEVHFLSEIDTGIPNMIDMNEDEIRIQHMLPPSVSALPTILKEMTESERLASAYQLVQKVKDHRFKRLNLIICPDNLVLDQGLTPYFLHYGVKESLPPYEENSDRILEETRATVAAMMNPEQSFEQYLYYSDTLTLSSELKQVFQAKTLLDLQPIIHSQMKHLHKKEAEFIKVNKKKWKISRYVLLGVSICLLPALLYSLYSLFLLQPKQENIVQAQENFLTNEYSEVVNSLQSYEIDDIPKVTQYQLALSYIINESLTDDQKESVRNTISLQSDPRYYEYWIHIGRGEAEQALEIARYLEDRDLLMYGILKRKEQVKADSELESEKKQQMINELEQEFEEYKSEIEEQNKEEQEAQEAKQETTNEEKPEEKQQDEQNKEEK
- a CDS encoding WXG100 family type VII secretion target — its product is MAGQIRVTPEELITMSQRYQTEESKVEEQIGNLDKMIAELEGMWEGAASQAFSDQYQSLRPSFVDMQRLLADISTQLASTARSLEDADAQIANQIRG
- a CDS encoding EsaB/YukD family protein is translated as MYIEVTVDLHHYKKGRFLDLRLSNYHSVKKLIEIVCQTEQIPIPPDQTQWVRLANKHKVVAANERLIDAGIMTGDRIEIL